Proteins encoded within one genomic window of Humulus lupulus chromosome 1, drHumLupu1.1, whole genome shotgun sequence:
- the LOC133796315 gene encoding probable indole-3-acetic acid-amido synthetase GH3.1, translated as MAVDSALSSPLGPPVCEKDAKALQFIEEMTRNADAVQERVLSEILARNSHTEYLKRFKLGGATDRDTYKSELPVITYEDLQPEIQRIANGDRSAILSAHPITEFLTSSGTSAGERKLMPTIKEELDRRQLLYSLLMPVMNLYVPELDKGKGLYFLFIKSETKTPGGLLARPVLTSYYKSEHFKTRPYDPYNVYTSPNEAILCPDSFQSMYTQMLCGLFERNKVLRLGAVFASGLIRAIRFLQLNWAQLAHDIRTGSLNSKITDPELKECMNRVMRHDSELADFLTAECCKDDWERIITRIWPNTKYLDVIVTGAMAQYIPTLDYYSGGLPLACTMYASSECYFGLNLNPMCKPAEVSYTIMPNMAYFEFLPHDPKTASSRVVDSELVDLVDVEVGKEYELVITTYAGLYRYRVGDILRVTGFHNSAPQFHFVRRKNVLLSIDSDKTDEAELQKAVENASKLLSKFNTSVVEYTSYADTTTIPGHYVIYWELLVKDPANAPKAEVLSQCCLEMEESLNSVYRQGRVADHSIGALEIRVVRSGTFEELMDYAISRGASINQYKVPRCVNFTPIMELLDSRVVSTHFSPALPHWTPARRL; from the exons ATGGCTGTGGACTCAGCTCTGTCTTCTCCGTTGGGTCCTCCGGTCTGTGAAAAAGATGCAAAAGCCCTCCAATTCATTGAGGAAATGACCCGAAACGCCGATGCTGTACAGGAAAGGGTGTTGAGCGAAATCTTGGCCCGAAACTCCCATACTGAGTACCTGAAAAGGTTCAAACTCGGCGGCGCAACCGACCGTGACACCTACAAATCCGAACTCCCGGTGATTACCTATGAGGATCTTCAGCCCGAAATTCAACGTATTGCTAATGGAGATCGCTCTGCTATCTTGTCCGCTCACCCCATTACAGAATTCCTCACCAG TTCTGGGACTTCAGCTGGTGAAAGAAAACTCATGCCGACGATTAAGGAGGAGTTGGATCGCCGCCAACTACTATACAGCCTACTCATGCCAGTAATGAACCT CTATGTGCCTGAACTGGACAAAGGCAAGGGGCTATACTTTCTGTTCATAAAATCCGAAACAAAGACACCAGGTGGACTTTTGGCCCGGCCCGTACTTACCAGCTACTACAAGAGCGAACACTTCAAGACCCGACCCTACGACCCGTACAATGTCTACACCAGCCCCAACGAGGCCATTCTTTGCCCTGACTCCTTCCAAAGCATGTACACTCAGATGCTCTGTGGCCTCTTTGAACGTAACAAAGTTCTCCGCCTCGGCGCGGTCTTCGCTTCGGGCCTCATTCGCGCCATCCGGTTCCTCCAGCTCAACTGGGCTCAACTCGCCCACGACATCCGAACCGGGTCTCTCAACTCGAAAATTACTGACCCGGAATTGAAAGAATGCATGAACCGAGTCATGAGACACGATTCAGAACTCGCCGATTTCTTAACGGCTGAGTGTTGCAAAGACGATTGGGAAAGAATCATTACCAGAATCTGGCCCAACACCAAGTACCTGGACGTAATCGTGACCGGAGCCATGGCCCAGTACATTCCCACATTGGACTACTACAGTGGTGGTTTGCCACTCGCCTGCACCATGTACGCCTCCTCCGAATGCTATTTCGGGTTAAACTTGAACCCGATGTGCAAACCTGCCGAAGTTTCGTACACcatcatgcccaacatggcctaCTTCGAGTTCCTCCCCCACGACCCGAAAACAGCGTCGTCTAGAGTCGTTGACTCGGAGCTCGTTGACCTTGTGGACGTGGAGGTCGGAAAGGAGTACGAGCTGGTGATTACAACGTACGCCGGTTTGTACCGATACCGAGTCGGTGACATCCTCCGAGTCACGGGGTTCCACAACTCAGCACCTCAGTTCCACTTCGTGAGGCGCAAAAACGTTTTACTCAGTATCGACTCTGATAAGACCGACGAGGCGGAACTGCAGAAAGCGGTGGAGAACGCGTCGAAGCTTCTCTCGAAGTTCAACACGAGCGTGGTCGAGTACACGAGCTACGCGGACACGACGACCATCCCGGGTCACTACGTGATTTACTGGGAGTTGCTGGTGAAAGACCCGGCCAACGCCCCGAAGGCGGAGGTGCTGAGTCAGTGTTGCCTCGAGATGGAGGAATCACTGAACTCAGTGTATCGTCAAGGACGAGTGGCGGACCACTCAATCGGGGCGTTGGAGATTCGGGTGGTGAGATCCGGAACATTTGAGGAGTTGATGGACTACGCGATATCTAGAGGCGCGTCTATCAACCAGTATAAGGTGCCGAGGTGTGTTAACTTTACTCCCATAATGGAGCTCTTGGATTCGAGGGTGGTCTCCACGCATTTTAGCCCCGCTTTGCCGCATTGGACACCGGCAAGGAGactgtag